The following are from one region of the Acidobacteriota bacterium genome:
- a CDS encoding DNA-3-methyladenine glycosylase, producing the protein MAYLTSAFFARDTIEVARDLIGTLLVVGPCEGRIVETEAYTTDAASHSVMRPKQSVVMQKTFGHVYVYFIYGMYYCLNFTTNREGAGAVLIRAVEPARGIELMEERRGTSDIRKLASGPGRLCQAFGIDLSFNAERIGRRIKLKPGKTTPEIASSKRIGISRAMHLEWRFYEQGSPFVSR; encoded by the coding sequence ATGGCCTATCTTACTTCTGCATTCTTTGCGCGCGATACGATCGAAGTCGCGCGTGATCTGATCGGAACGCTGCTGGTCGTTGGACCATGCGAAGGCCGCATAGTCGAGACCGAAGCCTACACCACCGACGCCGCGTCGCATTCGGTGATGCGGCCGAAACAGTCGGTGGTGATGCAGAAGACGTTCGGGCACGTATACGTGTACTTCATCTATGGGATGTACTATTGCTTGAACTTTACGACCAACCGCGAGGGCGCCGGCGCGGTGCTCATACGCGCGGTCGAGCCGGCCCGGGGAATCGAACTTATGGAGGAGCGCCGCGGCACAAGCGACATCAGAAAGCTCGCCAGCGGACCGGGCCGCTTGTGCCAGGCATTCGGTATTGACTTGAGCTTCAATGCTGAGCGCATAGGAAGACGAATTAAGCTCAAGCCCGGTAAGACAACGCCGGAAATTGCCAGCAGCAAGCGCATTGGTATCTCACGAGCGATGCACCTCGAGTGGAGATTCTATGAGCAAGGGAGCCCGTTCGTTAGCCGGTGA
- the mgtE gene encoding magnesium transporter, with protein MQAQRLNLMLDSVGRLARRGAMSNAANLLTKLRPVDIAQILSQLPQRDSEIVFEAFVRHDLSKAAEALAEMETSRSVALLTTLNREDVSRLLQELPSDDATLIVSELPEELREEFLDAMKLEHSTVVNELLGFADETAGRIMTPEYFALDEYVTVEEAITELQRRSEEFEMAFYLYVVDSRNHLLGVVSLRQLLLNPPSTPLRKIMIGDAIKVTTDTDQEEVARIVATYNLLAVPVVDEENKLVGIITVDDVLDVMREEATEDIYALAGVEADDRALGSPINSARRRLPWLMLSLGAALIAVAIVQYYVKTIESSIWLAVLIPVVATMGSNAATQTMTVVVRGIGLGEVGWETSGRVVIKETLVGLINGSIIGAGVCVIVTIWFGARLGSMWFGLKLGGILGVTMVLSLVVAGVTGTLVPVLLKRFRVDPALASSMFVVTFTDVITFFFYLGMATLLLSHFKL; from the coding sequence ATGCAGGCGCAGCGGCTAAATCTCATGCTGGACTCTGTCGGTCGTCTTGCCCGGCGCGGCGCTATGTCGAATGCCGCCAACCTGCTTACCAAGCTGCGCCCCGTTGATATCGCTCAAATCCTCAGTCAACTCCCACAACGCGACAGCGAAATAGTGTTCGAAGCCTTCGTGCGGCACGACCTGAGCAAAGCCGCGGAAGCGCTGGCCGAAATGGAAACCAGCCGCTCGGTCGCACTGCTGACGACGCTCAACAGGGAAGACGTTTCTCGCCTGCTTCAAGAGCTGCCTTCCGACGACGCCACGCTCATAGTCTCGGAGCTTCCCGAGGAGTTACGCGAGGAGTTTCTCGACGCGATGAAGCTCGAACACTCGACCGTCGTCAACGAGCTGCTGGGATTTGCTGATGAAACCGCCGGGCGAATTATGACGCCCGAGTATTTCGCGCTCGACGAGTATGTAACCGTCGAGGAAGCCATCACCGAGCTTCAGCGCCGCTCGGAAGAGTTCGAGATGGCGTTTTATCTTTACGTCGTCGATTCTCGCAATCATTTGCTCGGGGTAGTCAGCTTGCGCCAGTTGTTATTGAATCCGCCGTCGACGCCGCTGCGCAAGATCATGATCGGCGACGCGATTAAGGTGACGACCGACACCGACCAGGAAGAAGTTGCCCGTATAGTCGCAACCTACAATCTTCTGGCCGTGCCGGTGGTCGACGAAGAGAACAAGCTCGTCGGAATCATAACTGTCGACGACGTGCTCGACGTGATGCGCGAAGAGGCTACCGAAGACATCTATGCGCTCGCCGGGGTTGAAGCCGATGACCGCGCGCTGGGGTCGCCAATTAATTCGGCGCGACGGAGGTTGCCGTGGCTGATGCTGTCGCTCGGCGCGGCGCTGATAGCTGTCGCGATTGTGCAATATTACGTGAAGACGATCGAGAGCTCGATATGGCTCGCGGTTCTGATTCCGGTTGTCGCGACGATGGGCAGCAACGCCGCGACGCAGACAATGACCGTGGTGGTTCGAGGAATCGGGCTGGGCGAAGTCGGATGGGAAACCAGCGGCCGGGTGGTGATCAAAGAGACGCTCGTTGGGCTGATCAACGGTTCGATAATAGGCGCCGGAGTGTGTGTCATAGTCACGATCTGGTTTGGCGCCAGGCTTGGCTCGATGTGGTTCGGGTTGAAGCTTGGCGGCATTCTCGGAGTTACGATGGTATTGAGTCTCGTCGTAGCCGGAGTGACGGGCACCCTGGTTCCCGTGTTGCTCAAGCGCTTCAGAGTCGATCCCGCGCTCGCTTCGTCGATGTTCGTGGTGACATTCACCGACGTGATTACGTTTTTCTTCTACCTCGGGATGGCCACGCTCTTGCTCAGTCATTTCAAACTCTAG
- a CDS encoding CPBP family intramembrane glutamic endopeptidase, translated as MSDPLDVARNIFINDESELRSGWRVLAFFLVFILAASLLTGLAKAFAMLFPSLDSLLVEPSDSGHLSRPELSYLAGSNFGNLAAAVIASAVCARTLERRSLGSVGFRLHRGWRPDFGLGSLMGAASLAIAVGIAAATGAFSFGVHTRDGAQIARGFIIVFLFFLSSGATEELIFRGFPFQALVHNLGGGTAVAMTSVIFGLVHIWNPSATALSTINTILAGLWLGLAYLMTRSLWLATALHYSWNFAMAFIFGLPVSGLTTLNELAWLRGSIGTPLWVSGGSYGPEGGVAATVALILSTLAIWKSGLFTPSEEMISAIKHGKREPAFASITPEEQPPSDLQPSEGESNPSPS; from the coding sequence ATGAGCGACCCGCTCGACGTCGCCAGAAACATATTCATTAACGACGAAAGCGAGCTGCGTTCCGGTTGGCGCGTACTCGCTTTCTTCCTTGTCTTCATTCTCGCGGCTTCACTGCTGACGGGCCTGGCCAAAGCTTTCGCGATGCTCTTCCCGTCACTCGACTCCTTACTCGTCGAGCCTTCCGATTCCGGCCATCTCAGCCGCCCCGAATTGTCTTATCTCGCCGGCAGCAATTTCGGGAACCTTGCCGCAGCGGTGATCGCATCGGCAGTCTGCGCGCGAACGTTGGAGCGCCGCAGCCTCGGGTCAGTGGGGTTCAGGCTTCATCGAGGCTGGCGCCCGGACTTCGGATTAGGTTCGTTGATGGGAGCGGCCTCGCTGGCAATTGCGGTTGGAATCGCAGCAGCAACCGGCGCTTTCAGCTTCGGAGTGCACACGCGGGATGGAGCACAAATCGCACGCGGTTTCATAATCGTGTTTCTGTTTTTTCTCAGTTCGGGCGCGACCGAAGAGCTGATTTTTCGCGGGTTCCCGTTTCAAGCTTTGGTACACAATCTGGGCGGGGGAACAGCGGTCGCTATGACGTCCGTTATTTTTGGGCTGGTACACATCTGGAATCCAAGCGCCACCGCCCTCTCGACTATCAACACGATTCTTGCAGGACTCTGGCTCGGGTTAGCTTACTTGATGACGCGAAGCCTCTGGCTTGCGACTGCGCTTCACTACTCGTGGAATTTTGCGATGGCGTTTATCTTCGGCCTGCCGGTAAGCGGTTTAACAACGCTCAATGAACTCGCATGGCTACGGGGCAGCATCGGAACGCCCTTGTGGGTATCAGGCGGCAGCTACGGACCCGAAGGTGGCGTGGCGGCAACTGTGGCGTTGATCTTATCCACGCTGGCGATCTGGAAGAGCGGGCTGTTTACCCCTTCCGAGGAAATGATATCCGCGATCAAACATGGCAAACGCGAGCCAGCTTTCGCAAGCATTACTCCCGAGGAACAACCGCCATCCGATCTGCAGCCTTCTGAGGGGGAATCGAATCCCAGCCCCAGCTAG
- a CDS encoding VWA domain-containing protein produces the protein MNPHRIAVLSLSIISTLSVLLSVAAQSPNNTPSRGKNGSTQERKLEDTKREGAQQQKPASLPLQNTGSIQQTMGDSPGGAGENIRLAVDLVVLDAQVIQQKTGRVVGSLTKEDFVLAEDGVRQQVTQFSQDTLPLSVILLIDRGGCLDPFSEKVRHATLAALERLRPQDEVALMSFANTTELVTGFGRGKDRVLAGLDHLPPHDENAGHCFNRAFYESADYMRRAGNPDGRRVIIMITGITTYFDCAGPSADDARMAVLESGSVVCGIIPKTAGQRMENGIMIAAAGIGGLFKAKSSNLKQLAEETGGEVLTDKPDNLDRVFNSLIDHLRTRYTLGFVSTNRKRDGSFRRLKLELARPVQKSDDRLVIKTKRGYIAAKEPGQSQKTPRTK, from the coding sequence ATGAACCCTCACCGAATAGCCGTACTCTCGCTGTCGATCATTTCAACTTTGAGTGTGTTGTTGAGCGTGGCCGCGCAGTCGCCAAACAACACGCCCTCTCGCGGCAAGAACGGGAGCACCCAGGAACGCAAGCTCGAAGACACCAAACGTGAAGGCGCTCAACAGCAGAAGCCCGCCAGCTTGCCACTACAAAACACCGGCAGCATTCAACAGACGATGGGTGACTCGCCTGGCGGAGCCGGCGAGAACATCAGGCTGGCCGTAGACCTGGTCGTCCTCGATGCACAAGTAATCCAGCAGAAGACCGGCCGTGTAGTCGGCAGTCTCACGAAGGAAGACTTTGTGCTCGCGGAAGACGGAGTCAGACAGCAGGTAACTCAATTCAGTCAGGACACGCTCCCGCTCTCGGTGATTCTGCTAATCGACCGCGGCGGATGCCTTGATCCTTTCAGCGAAAAGGTGCGCCACGCGACTCTGGCGGCGCTCGAGAGGCTCAGGCCGCAGGACGAAGTAGCCCTGATGTCTTTTGCCAATACCACCGAGTTGGTTACCGGTTTCGGCCGCGGGAAAGACAGGGTCCTCGCAGGTCTGGATCACTTGCCTCCTCACGACGAGAACGCCGGCCATTGCTTCAACCGCGCTTTCTATGAGTCAGCGGATTACATGCGCAGGGCGGGAAATCCAGATGGCCGCCGGGTGATAATAATGATCACCGGCATCACGACTTACTTCGACTGCGCTGGGCCGTCCGCGGACGATGCGCGCATGGCGGTGCTTGAGTCAGGGAGCGTGGTGTGCGGGATCATACCCAAGACCGCAGGCCAACGAATGGAGAACGGAATCATGATCGCAGCGGCCGGCATCGGAGGCTTGTTCAAAGCGAAAAGCTCCAACCTCAAGCAACTTGCCGAGGAGACCGGCGGCGAAGTCCTGACCGACAAACCGGATAACCTGGATCGCGTCTTCAACAGTCTGATCGATCATCTCCGCACGCGGTACACGCTCGGCTTTGTGTCTACAAACAGGAAACGCGACGGGAGCTTTCGCAGGCTAAAGCTCGAGCTCGCTCGTCCCGTTCAAAAGAGCGATGACAGACTGGTCATCAAGACCAAGCGCGGATACATCGCCGCAAAGGAGCCGGGACAAAGCCAGAAAACACCCCGTACGAAATAG
- a CDS encoding DUF6600 domain-containing protein, translating to MKRTLCSSLTPFLLIAILFISCTAFAQTTNSLEDESADVDDSAPVARVARLSFVEGDVSFLRAGVTEWAPAVENLPLLAGDQLYAGRGARAEVQLGRGNYIRLSESTELTIAELSDTSARFEITEGTAIIRIERLATAFRRFEIDTPSTAVVVQQDGLYRIEVRGEKDTTLIVRRGEAEVSTDEGSFKVREGHRLMVDASSGGRLELAVDTTQDDWDQWSHDRDTTIARTSADLAPDYVTNYETNYNDFYGVSDLSSYGTWTNYSSYGQCWIPRVGSNWAPYRSGQWLWIPAAGWTWLSSEPWGWAPYHYGRWSYLSGLGWAWIPGFGSAYRGYGSRDFHWRPALVFFFNSPTPRGNYVGWYPLAPGERWRRHDHRRGDDQARLPYPGPRDGGRRPGDGRLGIRLPRQHPGMTILPAEGFTRGDRSVRPGAPGRELSDWINKGARAGLPQITPTPVAVAPALDENDRRRSRRIAVPSSEIIRRSVVTRNQNADSPARLGDARERRLISPRNPGVITQGPALIERGSERRADRKPRPPATVAGSQPGFDSVGERKPKMRIQLPAPSEKVNDDRSAHPRKRANEGDSAGERPAQTSQGSAEGTARERRRTRPEPPATAAPKESAPSGGQSDNETRSRERRHPTSEPKPNEDTRQRTRAEEPARSRDNGASTPRTEPPRERPNAENRDQARQERHQEKQERQQQQEQRRKP from the coding sequence ATGAAGCGCACTCTCTGCTCGAGCCTCACACCATTCCTACTCATTGCGATCCTGTTCATTTCGTGCACCGCGTTCGCGCAGACGACCAACTCACTCGAGGATGAATCAGCGGATGTAGATGACTCGGCGCCGGTTGCTCGAGTAGCGCGATTGAGTTTCGTAGAGGGCGACGTTTCGTTCCTTCGCGCCGGAGTGACCGAATGGGCGCCCGCTGTCGAAAACCTGCCTTTGCTGGCCGGCGATCAACTGTACGCGGGGCGTGGAGCGCGTGCCGAAGTTCAACTCGGGCGAGGCAACTACATCAGGCTTTCGGAAAGCACTGAGCTGACGATCGCCGAGCTGTCGGATACCTCAGCGCGGTTCGAAATCACCGAAGGAACCGCCATCATTCGTATAGAGCGTCTCGCTACAGCCTTCCGCCGCTTCGAGATCGACACACCCAGTACTGCGGTCGTGGTTCAGCAAGACGGGCTCTATAGAATCGAAGTCCGCGGCGAAAAGGACACGACGCTGATCGTTCGCCGCGGTGAAGCCGAGGTGTCGACCGACGAAGGAAGCTTCAAAGTGCGCGAAGGTCACAGGCTGATGGTTGATGCATCGAGCGGCGGCAGACTCGAACTCGCCGTGGACACAACCCAGGATGACTGGGATCAGTGGAGCCACGACCGTGACACGACGATTGCTCGTACGAGCGCTGACCTTGCGCCCGACTACGTTACCAACTACGAGACGAACTATAACGACTTTTATGGAGTGAGCGACCTCTCCAGCTATGGAACGTGGACGAACTATTCCTCTTACGGTCAATGTTGGATACCGCGAGTCGGCTCCAATTGGGCGCCGTATCGTTCGGGCCAATGGCTCTGGATACCGGCTGCAGGTTGGACGTGGCTGTCAAGCGAGCCATGGGGTTGGGCTCCGTATCACTACGGTCGATGGTCATACTTGTCCGGACTTGGATGGGCTTGGATACCGGGCTTCGGCTCGGCCTATCGCGGATACGGTTCCAGAGACTTCCATTGGCGTCCCGCGCTTGTTTTCTTCTTCAATAGTCCGACTCCACGTGGCAACTACGTTGGATGGTACCCGCTCGCGCCTGGGGAGCGCTGGCGCAGACATGATCATCGGCGAGGAGATGACCAGGCACGGCTGCCATACCCGGGTCCGCGAGACGGCGGGCGAAGACCGGGCGACGGCAGACTCGGCATTAGGCTTCCGCGCCAACACCCCGGCATGACAATTCTTCCCGCCGAGGGATTCACCAGAGGAGATCGCTCAGTGCGTCCGGGGGCGCCCGGGCGTGAGCTTTCAGACTGGATCAACAAAGGCGCGCGCGCCGGGTTGCCTCAGATCACGCCAACTCCCGTGGCGGTAGCGCCTGCCCTCGACGAAAACGATCGCCGCCGGTCTCGTCGCATCGCTGTGCCTTCTAGCGAGATCATCCGGCGCTCAGTCGTCACCCGCAATCAAAATGCGGATTCGCCGGCGCGACTTGGCGACGCGCGCGAGCGCCGCCTCATCTCGCCGCGTAACCCTGGTGTAATCACGCAAGGCCCGGCATTGATTGAGCGGGGCTCAGAGCGAAGAGCGGATCGAAAGCCAAGACCGCCGGCGACAGTTGCCGGCTCGCAACCCGGCTTCGATTCCGTTGGCGAGCGAAAGCCGAAGATGCGGATCCAGCTTCCGGCTCCGTCGGAGAAAGTGAACGACGACCGCTCGGCGCATCCCCGCAAGCGAGCCAATGAAGGGGACTCTGCCGGGGAACGGCCCGCCCAGACCTCCCAAGGAAGCGCGGAGGGGACCGCACGAGAGAGGCGGCGCACGCGACCTGAGCCTCCAGCGACGGCTGCGCCCAAAGAAAGCGCTCCATCGGGAGGGCAAAGCGATAACGAAACCCGCTCGCGTGAGAGAAGACACCCAACTAGCGAGCCGAAACCGAATGAGGACACGCGACAGCGAACTCGCGCGGAAGAACCTGCCAGATCTCGCGACAATGGCGCATCTACTCCGCGAACAGAGCCGCCGCGAGAGCGACCTAATGCCGAGAACCGCGACCAGGCGCGGCAAGAACGTCATCAAGAAAAGCAGGAACGCCAACAGCAGCAGGAGCAGCGCAGAAAACCCTGA
- a CDS encoding VWA domain-containing protein, with translation MIHRSSMSCASLLLLAVAGQAFATVADPGPPQGKQKSSEEQAVRLNATLVQVPAVVTDRSGKFVSDLHQGDFVVSEDGKRQDISFFAAVKQPFSAVLVLDTSNSAQDRLRAIQGAAVNFTSQLRPGDRMMVISFDHEVRALTDFTEDQAELEHAIRGTESGFGKLFYEAIARALDQLKDVEGRRAVIVFSDGVDMRSIEATAEGTTRTAEEIGAVIYALHFDSRWWIEANARRQEIEHPKRKTPFDVDGRIPLPPDFGGPDPTPTGLPKPNAPRIEIGQPRRPPVVYDPNGPGSGTQRTPSTEPPDQITSTLDKLYGEADSYLQTITTRTAGRLYLADTFNDTRAAFTAIAEELRNQYLIGYYSTSSKRDGKYHKIKLELARKGVDVRARPGYRVTDQAPR, from the coding sequence ATGATTCATCGTAGTTCGATGTCTTGTGCATCGCTTCTTTTACTAGCCGTTGCCGGTCAGGCATTCGCGACTGTCGCTGACCCGGGACCACCGCAAGGTAAGCAAAAGTCTTCCGAGGAACAAGCCGTTCGGCTCAACGCGACTCTGGTGCAAGTCCCGGCCGTAGTCACAGACCGCAGCGGGAAGTTCGTTAGCGACCTGCATCAAGGTGATTTCGTGGTTTCCGAGGATGGAAAGCGGCAGGACATTTCCTTCTTCGCGGCTGTCAAGCAACCCTTCAGCGCCGTTCTGGTGTTGGACACGTCGAACAGCGCGCAGGACAGACTGAGGGCGATTCAGGGCGCGGCAGTCAACTTTACCAGCCAGCTCAGGCCTGGTGACCGCATGATGGTTATCTCTTTCGATCACGAGGTTCGAGCGCTGACCGACTTCACCGAGGATCAGGCTGAACTGGAGCATGCGATCAGAGGTACAGAATCAGGTTTCGGCAAGCTGTTCTATGAAGCCATCGCGCGCGCCCTCGATCAGTTGAAAGACGTCGAAGGCCGCCGTGCGGTCATTGTATTCAGCGACGGCGTTGATATGCGCAGCATCGAAGCGACCGCCGAAGGCACTACCCGGACCGCTGAAGAGATCGGCGCGGTGATTTATGCTTTGCACTTCGACTCAAGATGGTGGATCGAAGCGAATGCACGCCGGCAAGAGATCGAACACCCGAAACGTAAGACGCCATTCGATGTGGACGGGCGGATACCGCTCCCTCCCGACTTTGGCGGACCCGATCCTACGCCGACCGGTCTACCAAAGCCTAACGCTCCCCGAATCGAAATCGGCCAACCGCGAAGGCCGCCGGTTGTCTACGACCCGAATGGCCCAGGCAGCGGAACTCAGCGTACACCCAGTACGGAGCCTCCGGACCAGATCACTTCGACGCTCGACAAGCTCTATGGCGAGGCCGATTCTTATCTGCAAACGATCACAACGCGCACCGCAGGCAGACTCTATCTCGCGGACACCTTCAACGATACGCGGGCCGCTTTCACCGCCATCGCGGAAGAGCTGCGCAACCAGTACTTGATCGGCTACTACTCGACGAGCAGTAAACGGGATGGCAAATATCACAAGATCAAACTCGAGTTAGCGCGCAAAGGTGTTGACGTGCGCGCGCGTCCCGGCTACCGGGTCACTGATCAAGCCCCACGCTGA
- a CDS encoding uroporphyrinogen-III synthase translates to MNKNEQAAGDRSTSRYVPLRGKTVLVTRPRGQSEDIAARLEALGATVILCPTIEVVPPSSWVALDASIQEIKEYDWIIFTSANGVRFFFRRLGEIRSDGAQALAGLVVCAIGPATALALERAGAIAQVTASDSKAEGALMAIIDYLGGDENVRGLRFLIPRARVARDFLPAGLRRLGARVDAVETYQTVKPDVEPGSVLRIFKENSIDVVTFTSSSALSNFAALVGLTDLSDLLANMLVACIGPVTAETAASHGLKRVIQPDLYNTDALVASIVKSIGQE, encoded by the coding sequence ATGAACAAAAACGAGCAGGCTGCGGGCGACCGGTCGACATCACGCTATGTGCCGTTGCGCGGAAAGACGGTCCTGGTGACCAGGCCTCGCGGGCAGTCCGAAGACATCGCCGCGCGCCTTGAGGCGCTTGGAGCAACCGTAATCCTATGCCCTACCATTGAGGTTGTTCCCCCCAGCAGTTGGGTTGCGCTCGACGCTTCAATTCAGGAAATCAAAGAATACGATTGGATCATCTTCACCAGCGCGAACGGCGTTCGGTTCTTCTTTCGCCGCTTAGGCGAAATTCGAAGCGACGGCGCCCAGGCGCTAGCCGGACTCGTCGTGTGCGCTATAGGTCCGGCGACCGCGCTCGCATTGGAGCGGGCGGGAGCCATCGCGCAGGTCACGGCCTCCGACTCCAAGGCAGAAGGCGCCCTGATGGCAATCATCGATTACCTTGGAGGAGATGAGAATGTCAGGGGTTTGAGATTCTTGATCCCGCGGGCGCGCGTAGCGAGGGACTTTCTGCCGGCTGGCCTGCGCAGGCTGGGCGCTCGCGTAGACGCTGTGGAGACATATCAAACGGTCAAGCCGGATGTCGAGCCGGGAAGCGTCCTCCGCATCTTCAAAGAAAACTCGATTGACGTGGTTACCTTCACCAGCTCGTCTGCACTATCGAATTTCGCTGCGCTCGTTGGATTGACTGATCTCTCCGATCTGTTAGCAAACATGCTCGTCGCGTGCATCGGACCGGTTACCGCCGAGACCGCGGCGAGCCACGGTCTTAAGAGAGTCATTCAACCGGACCTGTACAATACAGATGCGCTCGTAGCTTCGATAGTAAAATCAATCGGGCAAGAGTAA
- a CDS encoding tetratricopeptide repeat protein codes for MTRKMLAARRRALVPKPLPAPPKKPPSPSTLAAVRAFEQALRLFNRQDFATAKSTFVSLLSKFNDQAEIVSRVRTYLAICEQRLARTPAVPRNPDALYNQGVFELNKGNTTEAIELFEKALKVEPRADHIYYSLAAAYARLNNTSKALDALRRAIGIRPVHRSHARRDFDFASLRGNEDFQQLTGFGFDLVDE; via the coding sequence ATGACACGGAAAATGCTGGCGGCGAGGCGAAGAGCGCTAGTTCCGAAGCCGCTCCCTGCTCCGCCCAAGAAGCCCCCGTCACCGAGCACTCTGGCAGCCGTTCGCGCGTTTGAGCAAGCATTGCGATTGTTTAATCGACAGGACTTCGCTACGGCGAAGTCAACGTTCGTGAGCCTGCTCTCGAAGTTCAATGATCAGGCTGAGATTGTTTCTCGCGTCCGCACTTATCTGGCGATTTGCGAACAACGTCTCGCGCGCACGCCTGCGGTGCCGCGCAATCCGGACGCGCTATACAACCAGGGGGTGTTCGAGCTGAACAAGGGCAACACTACCGAAGCGATCGAGTTGTTCGAGAAAGCGCTGAAAGTCGAACCTCGCGCGGACCATATCTACTATTCTCTCGCCGCTGCTTATGCCCGCCTGAACAACACTTCCAAGGCTCTTGACGCGTTGCGTCGCGCCATAGGCATTCGTCCGGTCCATCGCTCGCACGCTCGCCGAGACTTTGACTTTGCCAGCCTCCGCGGCAATGAAGACTTCCAACAACTAACAGGGTTCGGCTTCGACCTCGTCGATGAGTAA
- a CDS encoding gluconeogenesis factor YvcK family protein, translating into MMVQEDLGLKIVSVGGGTGLSTLLSGLKAYVGKEALHNAAPAAYWIETLTAVVTVTDDGGSSGRLREEFQILPPGDIRNCIAALAEDENLLTRLFQYRFTSEGDLSGHSFGNLFLAALAGITGDFLEAIKVSSEVLAIKGRIFPSTVQDVALVAELEDGRVIQGETNIVESRSRIKRLRLSSEVCRPLPETLDAIKHADIITIGPGSLYTSIIPNLLVDGIVDAMRDSAALKIYVCNIMTQPGETEGFDVKDHLRALFEYSPNLEVDCVLVNTTSISEEVRAKYLADGAAQVGFDSLTQGCFEHELHQGFIETPERTHSFQLMCRDVLHEDGLVRHDPDKLARLLLEIHQTETLAAR; encoded by the coding sequence ATGATGGTGCAAGAAGACTTAGGGTTGAAGATTGTGTCCGTGGGAGGCGGTACGGGACTCTCGACGCTTCTTTCCGGGCTGAAGGCGTACGTAGGAAAGGAAGCCCTGCACAATGCAGCGCCTGCCGCCTACTGGATCGAAACGTTAACAGCGGTCGTGACGGTCACGGATGATGGCGGTAGCTCGGGCAGACTCCGAGAAGAATTTCAGATACTTCCGCCGGGAGACATTCGCAACTGCATAGCCGCGCTTGCAGAAGACGAAAACTTGTTGACAAGACTCTTCCAGTACCGCTTCACGTCAGAGGGCGATCTATCGGGGCACAGCTTCGGCAATCTTTTCCTGGCAGCGCTCGCCGGTATCACTGGAGATTTTCTCGAAGCCATCAAGGTTAGCAGCGAAGTGCTGGCGATAAAGGGCAGGATATTTCCTTCCACAGTTCAGGATGTCGCACTGGTAGCCGAACTCGAGGATGGCCGCGTGATTCAGGGCGAGACGAACATCGTTGAGTCGCGCTCGCGCATAAAGCGGCTGCGGTTGTCGAGCGAGGTCTGCCGGCCGCTTCCCGAAACACTCGACGCGATCAAGCACGCCGACATCATTACTATCGGTCCCGGCTCACTGTACACTTCTATCATTCCAAACCTCCTCGTCGATGGGATCGTGGACGCCATGCGCGACTCAGCCGCCCTGAAAATCTACGTTTGCAACATAATGACACAACCCGGGGAAACCGAAGGCTTCGACGTTAAAGACCACCTTAGAGCTCTTTTTGAATACAGCCCGAACCTCGAAGTCGATTGCGTGCTTGTAAACACAACCTCAATCAGCGAGGAGGTTCGCGCGAAGTATCTCGCCGATGGTGCGGCGCAAGTTGGGTTCGACTCATTGACGCAAGGCTGCTTCGAGCACGAGCTTCATCAAGGCTTCATTGAAACCCCGGAACGCACTCATAGCTTTCAGCTCATGTGTCGCGACGTGCTCCACGAAGACGGCCTCGTCCGCCACGACCCGGATAAGCTCGCGCGCCTGCTACTGGAGATTCATCAAACTGAAACGCTCGCAGCGCGATGA